A single window of Streptomyces griseoviridis DNA harbors:
- a CDS encoding glutamate ABC transporter substrate-binding protein yields MNARRLRARLRSSLRGWGGVGAMAALCALAVVCALLLPLTQPPGPDDAAASTLTRGLQTRAETCENPQDQSLDPAGGSGSTPTLDAIKARKDRRLIVGVDQNSYRWGYLDPNNESGALEGFDIDLVHRIAQDLLGDPDAVQFKAIPTSRRIDAVRGGEVDMVVRTMTISCSRLAEVAFSAPYFRTGQQVLAPKNSSVTGYDTSLAGKRVCSADGSTAHDALAADRTSGRLPASTDIRTTVPNQLDCLVKLQLGQVDAVVTDGALAASQAAQDPTVELKGGLFTDEYYGVAMKRGADDLVREVNGTLRDYLKDPDGWRASYTRWLHPTMDQGGRKSASATPPAAHYQ; encoded by the coding sequence ATGAACGCACGGCGGCTGCGGGCCAGGCTCCGCTCCAGCCTGCGCGGATGGGGCGGGGTGGGCGCGATGGCGGCCCTGTGCGCCCTGGCGGTGGTCTGCGCGCTGCTGCTGCCCCTGACCCAGCCCCCAGGCCCCGACGACGCCGCGGCGTCCACGCTCACCCGCGGCCTCCAGACGCGCGCCGAGACCTGCGAGAACCCGCAGGACCAGAGCCTCGACCCGGCCGGCGGGAGCGGGAGTACGCCGACGCTCGACGCCATCAAGGCCCGCAAGGACCGGCGGCTGATCGTGGGCGTCGACCAGAACAGCTACCGCTGGGGCTACCTCGACCCGAACAACGAGAGCGGCGCCCTGGAGGGCTTCGACATCGACCTGGTGCACCGGATAGCGCAGGATCTGCTCGGCGACCCGGACGCGGTCCAGTTCAAGGCCATCCCGACCAGCCGCCGTATCGACGCGGTGCGCGGCGGCGAGGTCGACATGGTCGTGCGGACCATGACCATCTCCTGCTCGCGCCTCGCCGAGGTCGCCTTCTCCGCGCCCTACTTCAGGACCGGGCAGCAGGTCCTCGCCCCCAAGAACTCGTCGGTCACCGGGTACGACACGTCGCTCGCGGGCAAGCGGGTCTGCTCGGCGGACGGCTCCACCGCGCACGACGCGCTGGCCGCCGACCGCACCTCCGGCAGGCTGCCCGCCTCGACCGACATCCGCACGACCGTCCCCAACCAGCTCGACTGCCTGGTGAAGCTCCAGCTCGGCCAGGTCGACGCGGTGGTCACCGACGGCGCGCTCGCCGCGAGCCAGGCCGCCCAGGACCCCACGGTGGAGCTGAAGGGCGGCCTGTTCACCGACGAGTACTACGGCGTGGCGATGAAGCGCGGCGCCGACGACCTGGTGCGCGAGGTCAACGGCACCCTCCGGGACTACCTCAAGGACCCCGACGGCTGGCGGGCGTCCTACACCAGATGGCTGCACCCGACGATGGACCAGGGCGGCCGGAAGTCGGCGTCGGCGACCCCGCCCGCCGCCCACTACCAGTGA
- a CDS encoding serine/threonine-protein kinase, with protein sequence MSQAQQPCQRPDCEGAYEDVGGGELYCDTCGLAPVVSSTGMVGSPATGMTVGARGSASAASARSGSGASSRTSQSSRSRRSVSGRLSRSLSGRSTNRSVSVRSSGSGTSTGSRGRLGAGLVQVPDVPRPDPRAMVLADPEVPERKRFCSRSDCGAPVGRSRGGNAGRTEGFCTKCGHPYSFVPKLAAGDVVHGQYEVAGCLAHGGLGWVYLAVDRAVSDRWVVLKGLLDTGDQDAMEAAISERRFLAEIEHANIVRIYNFVEHLDQRTGSLDGYIVMEYVGGKSLKEIANSRRTEAGRRDPLPVEQACAYGIEALEALGHLHSRNLLYCDFKVDNAIQTEDQLKLIDMGAVRRMDDDVSAIYGTVGYQAPEVAEVGPSVASDLYTVARTLAVLTFDFQGYTNVFADSLPDPEHIEVFRRYESFYRLLVRATDPDPARRFASAQEMAEQLTGVLREVVSLQSGRARPALSTLFGPEVRVTDTELFPKLEGDVSRLGARAVRAARTRRRAPAPPALPPVPPAVPPAVPAPDTTASGSGSGIVKAVDASAAGLALPVPRVDPGDPNAGFLAGLMTTAPAELLGALAAAPASSVETRLRQIRAWLENGDLAAAVNALRALENERPDDWRVVWYRGVAALVTGDQEGAALAFDAIYDAFPGETAPKLALGLCAELLGQLDNAAEYYRLVWSTDPSYVSAAFGLARVQLASGGRAAAVLTLESVPESSIHCTAARVAAVRARLRGRQRTAATDDVPFLDDLSASAGQVEALDAYGLDPARREQLSAEVLGCALDWILSGGQGSGPAAQRVLLGSALDERGLRFGLERSYRTLARLARGGEERIDLVERANRYRPRTWV encoded by the coding sequence ATGAGTCAGGCACAGCAGCCCTGTCAGCGACCCGACTGCGAGGGCGCCTACGAGGACGTCGGCGGCGGCGAACTGTACTGCGACACCTGCGGGTTGGCGCCGGTGGTGTCCTCGACGGGCATGGTCGGCTCACCGGCCACCGGGATGACGGTGGGCGCCAGGGGCTCGGCGAGCGCGGCGAGCGCGCGGAGCGGTTCAGGCGCGTCGTCACGGACGTCGCAGTCGTCGAGGTCGCGGCGCTCGGTGTCGGGCCGTCTCTCCCGCTCCCTGTCCGGCCGGTCCACCAACCGTTCGGTGTCGGTGCGCAGTTCGGGCTCGGGGACGAGCACGGGTTCGCGGGGCAGGCTGGGCGCGGGTCTGGTCCAGGTGCCCGACGTGCCGCGTCCCGACCCGCGGGCGATGGTCCTCGCCGACCCGGAGGTCCCTGAGCGCAAGCGGTTCTGCTCGCGCTCCGACTGCGGTGCCCCGGTGGGGCGTTCGCGCGGCGGCAACGCCGGGCGCACGGAGGGGTTCTGCACCAAGTGCGGCCACCCGTACTCCTTCGTGCCGAAGCTGGCCGCCGGGGACGTGGTGCACGGCCAGTACGAGGTGGCGGGCTGCCTGGCGCACGGCGGCCTCGGCTGGGTGTATCTCGCGGTCGACCGGGCGGTGTCGGACCGCTGGGTGGTCCTCAAGGGGCTGCTGGACACCGGTGACCAGGACGCGATGGAGGCGGCGATCTCCGAGCGGCGCTTCCTCGCCGAGATCGAGCACGCCAACATCGTGCGGATCTACAACTTCGTCGAGCACCTCGACCAGCGCACCGGCTCCCTCGACGGCTACATCGTCATGGAGTACGTGGGCGGCAAGTCGCTGAAGGAGATCGCCAACTCCCGCCGCACGGAGGCGGGCAGGCGGGATCCGCTGCCGGTGGAGCAGGCGTGCGCGTACGGCATCGAGGCGCTGGAGGCGCTCGGCCATCTGCACAGCCGCAACCTGCTGTACTGCGATTTCAAGGTCGACAACGCGATACAGACCGAGGACCAGCTGAAGCTGATCGACATGGGCGCGGTGCGCCGCATGGACGACGACGTGTCGGCGATCTACGGCACGGTCGGCTACCAGGCGCCCGAGGTCGCCGAGGTCGGCCCGTCGGTCGCCTCCGACCTGTACACGGTGGCGCGCACGCTGGCCGTCCTGACCTTCGACTTCCAGGGCTACACCAACGTCTTCGCGGACTCGCTGCCCGACCCGGAGCACATCGAGGTGTTCCGGCGCTACGAGTCGTTCTACCGGCTCCTGGTGCGGGCCACCGACCCCGATCCGGCGCGCCGGTTCGCCTCCGCGCAGGAGATGGCCGAGCAGTTGACGGGCGTGCTGCGGGAGGTCGTCTCGCTCCAGTCGGGGCGGGCGAGGCCGGCCCTCTCGACGCTGTTCGGGCCCGAGGTGCGGGTCACGGACACGGAGTTGTTCCCGAAGCTGGAGGGTGACGTGTCGCGGCTCGGGGCCCGCGCCGTGCGCGCCGCCCGGACGCGCCGTCGGGCGCCGGCGCCGCCCGCGCTGCCCCCGGTGCCGCCGGCCGTGCCGCCCGCCGTCCCGGCCCCCGACACCACCGCCTCCGGCTCCGGCTCCGGCATCGTGAAGGCCGTCGACGCCTCCGCCGCGGGGCTCGCCCTGCCGGTGCCGCGGGTCGACCCGGGCGACCCCAACGCCGGTTTCCTGGCCGGGCTGATGACGACCGCACCCGCCGAACTCCTCGGCGCGCTCGCGGCGGCCCCGGCGTCCTCCGTGGAGACACGGCTGCGGCAGATCCGCGCCTGGCTGGAGAACGGCGACCTCGCGGCCGCCGTCAACGCGCTGCGGGCCCTCGAGAACGAACGGCCCGACGACTGGCGGGTGGTCTGGTACCGGGGGGTGGCCGCGCTGGTCACCGGCGACCAGGAGGGCGCCGCGCTCGCCTTCGACGCGATCTACGACGCCTTCCCCGGCGAGACGGCGCCGAAGCTGGCGCTCGGCCTGTGCGCCGAGCTGCTCGGCCAGTTGGACAACGCGGCCGAGTACTACCGGCTGGTCTGGTCGACGGACCCCAGCTATGTGAGCGCCGCCTTCGGCCTGGCCCGCGTCCAGTTGGCGAGCGGCGGCCGGGCGGCGGCCGTCCTGACCCTGGAGTCCGTCCCCGAGTCGTCGATCCACTGCACGGCCGCCCGGGTGGCCGCGGTGCGGGCCCGGCTGCGGGGGCGTCAACGGACCGCCGCCACCGACGACGTACCCTTCCTTGACGACCTGAGCGCCTCGGCGGGGCAGGTCGAGGCGCTCGACGCGTACGGTCTCGACCCGGCCCGCCGGGAGCAGTTGTCGGCCGAGGTGCTCGGGTGCGCGCTGGACTGGATACTCTCCGGTGGCCAGGGCTCAGGCCCGGCGGCACAGCGGGTGCTGCTCGGCAGCGCGCTGGACGAGCGGGGACTCCGCTTCGGTCTTGAGCGTTCGTACCGCACGCTGGCCCGGTTGGCGCGGGGCGGCGAGGAGAGGATCGACCTGGTGGAACGTGCCAATCGTTACCGCCCCCGGACGTGGGTGTAG
- a CDS encoding PP2C family serine/threonine-protein phosphatase, producing MMSQMPQLSACPSCEWPLESGDRFCGACGYDLSAVPARPDDHPTVALNGVVPPPPEEPPRPAAAVPAPGTGVRFDRAPAPDDYPLQAPEPPPAEGAELPAAADQKVCVACRAGRVDQDGYCENCGHAQPRERDHMEQEAGQVAAVSDRGLRHHRNEDAFAIAACALPDGSPVSVAIVCDGVSSATRPDDASLAASRAASRSLLAALPLGTHPQQAMHEAIVAASHAVDALAAEPATAREQAPHQNAPACTLVGAIVTGGLLTVGWVGDSRVYWVPVDRSSPPARLTEDDSWAAQMVAAGLMNEAEAYADERAHAITGWLGADAYELEPHTASFKPDRPGVVVVCTDGLWNYAEGAEEMAEAVPADAALRPLHSARVLVGHALDGGGHDNVTVAVVPFPAVAQGAGSA from the coding sequence TTGATGTCGCAGATGCCCCAGCTGTCCGCGTGCCCGAGCTGCGAGTGGCCGCTCGAATCGGGCGACCGCTTCTGCGGTGCGTGCGGATACGACCTGTCGGCGGTCCCCGCCCGTCCTGACGACCATCCGACGGTCGCCCTGAACGGCGTGGTCCCGCCACCCCCCGAGGAACCGCCACGGCCCGCCGCCGCGGTCCCCGCGCCCGGCACCGGGGTGCGGTTCGACCGCGCGCCCGCGCCCGACGACTACCCGTTGCAGGCGCCCGAGCCGCCGCCCGCCGAGGGCGCCGAACTCCCCGCCGCCGCCGACCAGAAGGTCTGTGTGGCCTGCCGGGCCGGCCGGGTCGACCAGGACGGCTACTGCGAGAACTGCGGGCACGCCCAGCCGCGCGAGCGCGACCACATGGAGCAGGAGGCGGGCCAGGTCGCCGCCGTCAGCGACCGGGGTCTGCGCCACCACCGCAACGAGGACGCGTTCGCCATCGCGGCCTGCGCGCTGCCCGACGGCTCCCCGGTCTCCGTCGCGATCGTCTGCGACGGCGTCTCCTCGGCGACCCGCCCCGACGACGCGTCCCTGGCCGCCTCCCGCGCCGCGAGCCGGTCGCTGCTCGCCGCGCTGCCCCTCGGTACCCATCCGCAGCAGGCGATGCACGAGGCCATCGTCGCCGCCTCGCACGCGGTCGACGCGCTGGCCGCCGAGCCCGCCACCGCCCGCGAGCAGGCCCCGCACCAGAACGCGCCGGCCTGCACGCTGGTCGGCGCGATCGTCACCGGCGGGCTGCTGACCGTCGGCTGGGTCGGTGACAGTCGCGTCTACTGGGTGCCGGTGGACCGCTCGTCGCCGCCCGCCCGGCTCACCGAGGACGACTCGTGGGCCGCGCAGATGGTCGCGGCGGGCCTGATGAACGAGGCCGAGGCGTACGCCGACGAACGCGCCCACGCGATCACCGGCTGGCTCGGCGCCGACGCCTACGAACTGGAGCCGCACACCGCGTCGTTCAAGCCGGACCGGCCCGGCGTGGTGGTGGTGTGCACGGACGGGCTGTGGAACTACGCGGAGGGCGCCGAGGAGATGGCCGAGGCCGTCCCCGCGGACGCGGCCCTGCGGCCGCTGCACAGCGCCCGGGTGCTGGTGGGTCACGCCCTGGACGGCGGGGGCCACGACAACGTAACAGTGGCCGTCGTGCCGTTCCCCGCCGTGGCGCAGGGGGCAGGATCGGCCTGA
- a CDS encoding vWA domain-containing protein gives MANFSKAHVPQFSVDVYQNEYLPEGGREVSAIVTVTATGGGTTGTAPHLHPAGAPGAGPSAAVALMVDCSGSMDYPPAKMRNARDATAAAVDALRDGVHFAVIGGTHVAKEVYPGGGRLAVADATTREQAKFALRKLSAGGGTAIGTWLRLADRLLSSADVAIRHGILLTDGRNEHEAPEDLKAALESCAGRFTCDARGVGTDWEVKEVTAVASALLGTADIVADPAGLAADFTGMMEKTMGKEVADVALRVWTPVGTAIKFVKQVAPTVTELTDRRTEAGPRAGDYPTGSWGDESRDYHVCVEVPAAHLGQEMLAARVSLVIPQPDGSARNLGAQGLVRAVWTDDMAASTSINPQVAHYTGQAELAQVIQQGLDLRKAGDFDGATAKLGRAVQLAGASGNADTAKLLSKVVDVVDAATGTVRLKAKVAEADEMTLETRSTKTVRVKK, from the coding sequence ATGGCCAATTTCTCGAAGGCGCACGTGCCGCAGTTCTCGGTCGACGTGTACCAGAACGAGTACCTGCCGGAGGGCGGGCGCGAGGTCAGCGCGATCGTGACGGTCACCGCCACCGGCGGCGGCACGACCGGCACGGCGCCGCACCTCCACCCGGCGGGAGCGCCGGGAGCGGGTCCGTCGGCGGCGGTGGCGCTGATGGTGGACTGCTCCGGCTCGATGGACTACCCGCCGGCCAAGATGCGCAACGCCCGGGACGCGACGGCCGCCGCCGTCGACGCCCTGCGCGACGGTGTGCACTTCGCGGTGATCGGCGGCACGCACGTCGCCAAGGAGGTCTACCCGGGCGGCGGGCGGCTCGCGGTCGCCGACGCGACCACCCGGGAGCAGGCCAAGTTCGCGCTGCGCAAGCTGTCCGCGGGCGGCGGCACGGCCATCGGCACCTGGCTGCGGCTGGCCGACCGGCTGCTGTCGTCGGCCGACGTGGCGATCCGGCACGGCATCCTGCTGACCGACGGCCGCAACGAGCACGAGGCGCCCGAGGATCTGAAGGCGGCCCTCGAAAGCTGCGCGGGCCGGTTCACCTGCGACGCCCGCGGGGTCGGCACCGACTGGGAAGTGAAAGAAGTCACAGCCGTCGCGTCGGCGCTGCTCGGCACCGCGGACATCGTCGCCGATCCGGCCGGTCTCGCCGCCGACTTCACCGGGATGATGGAGAAGACGATGGGCAAGGAGGTCGCCGACGTCGCGCTCCGGGTGTGGACGCCGGTCGGCACCGCCATCAAGTTCGTCAAGCAAGTCGCGCCGACGGTGACGGAGTTGACCGACCGGCGGACCGAGGCGGGGCCGCGCGCGGGCGACTACCCCACCGGTTCCTGGGGGGACGAGTCCCGTGACTACCACGTCTGCGTGGAGGTCCCGGCCGCCCATCTGGGCCAGGAGATGCTCGCCGCGCGGGTGTCCCTGGTGATCCCGCAACCCGACGGCTCCGCGCGGAACTTGGGCGCGCAGGGTCTGGTGCGGGCGGTGTGGACGGACGACATGGCCGCCTCGACGTCGATCAATCCGCAGGTCGCCCACTACACGGGACAGGCCGAACTGGCACAGGTCATCCAACAGGGCCTGGATCTGCGCAAAGCGGGTGATTTCGACGGAGCAACGGCCAAACTGGGCCGGGCCGTTCAGCTGGCGGGCGCTTCCGGGAACGCGGATACTGCGAAACTGCTTTCGAAGGTGGTGGACGTGGTCGACGCCGCGACCGGTACTGTGCGACTGAAGGCGAAGGTCGCGGAGGCCGACGAGATGACTCTCGAGACCCGGTCCACCAAGACCGTCCGCGTGAAGAAGTGA
- a CDS encoding FHA domain-containing protein, with protein sequence MPTCPNGHQSGSDDWCEVCGHRMAGAVPPPPPPPPPGGGYGFPPPQSGRHQSSGPGQDPELCPQCRTPREGGAPFCEECRWNFLTNTATSYTPAAPRPQAPGQGAPRFQQPPGPTYGGADPYEYQGSRPSQVNRPAEPIPSFGGDPSRPDPSGPPDFGGRPGPPAFGTQPGRPDQQSPPPFGTQPGRPPFGADQDQQSRPPFGNEPDQQGRPRFGEGSDQQGSPNFGSGPGGPDPSGPPPFGNAPGRPDQQGRPNFGGGPSGYGPDPSRPVPPPPGPTPPAGPGGPQGFQQQAGPPAPPAFPQRETGRPHQGGQGFGGGEDDWVISPPAHGPGGPGGAPAQGGQGGYGYPGPGAHQSPQGPGYPQAPQAPRGPVTWTATIGPDREYFMAMMQRSGPEATGLNLPAYSPEQQRTLSGNQVTIGRRRHSTGDTPDIDLAVPPEDPGVSHQHAVLVQQADGNWAVVDQNSTNGTTVNGGEEPIQPFVPVPLQDGDRVHVGAWTTITVRRG encoded by the coding sequence ATGCCGACCTGCCCGAACGGACACCAGTCGGGTTCCGACGACTGGTGCGAGGTCTGCGGTCACCGCATGGCCGGTGCCGTACCCCCGCCGCCTCCGCCGCCCCCGCCCGGTGGCGGCTACGGCTTCCCGCCGCCGCAGAGCGGGCGCCACCAGTCCTCGGGTCCCGGACAGGACCCGGAGCTGTGCCCGCAGTGCCGCACGCCCCGCGAGGGCGGCGCCCCGTTCTGCGAGGAGTGCCGGTGGAACTTCCTGACGAACACGGCGACCTCGTACACCCCGGCCGCGCCGCGCCCGCAGGCGCCCGGCCAGGGCGCCCCGCGCTTCCAGCAGCCGCCGGGACCCACGTACGGCGGCGCTGACCCGTACGAGTACCAGGGCTCGCGCCCCTCGCAGGTGAACCGGCCGGCCGAGCCGATCCCGTCGTTCGGCGGCGACCCCTCGCGCCCCGACCCGTCGGGACCGCCGGACTTCGGCGGCCGGCCGGGACCGCCCGCCTTCGGCACCCAGCCGGGCCGCCCCGACCAGCAGAGCCCGCCGCCCTTCGGCACCCAGCCGGGCCGCCCGCCGTTCGGCGCCGACCAGGACCAGCAGAGCCGCCCGCCCTTCGGGAACGAACCCGACCAGCAGGGCCGCCCCCGCTTCGGCGAGGGCTCCGACCAGCAGGGCTCCCCGAACTTCGGCAGCGGCCCCGGCGGGCCCGACCCGTCGGGACCGCCGCCGTTCGGCAACGCGCCGGGCCGTCCCGACCAGCAGGGCCGGCCGAACTTCGGCGGCGGCCCGTCCGGCTACGGCCCCGACCCGTCGCGGCCCGTGCCGCCCCCGCCAGGGCCGACGCCGCCCGCGGGGCCCGGCGGTCCGCAGGGGTTCCAGCAGCAGGCGGGACCGCCCGCCCCGCCCGCGTTCCCGCAGCGGGAGACCGGCCGCCCGCACCAGGGCGGCCAGGGCTTCGGCGGCGGTGAGGACGACTGGGTGATCTCCCCGCCCGCCCACGGCCCCGGCGGACCGGGCGGCGCACCCGCCCAGGGCGGCCAGGGCGGCTACGGCTACCCGGGTCCCGGCGCCCACCAGTCCCCGCAGGGCCCCGGCTACCCGCAGGCACCCCAGGCGCCGCGCGGCCCGGTCACCTGGACGGCGACCATCGGCCCCGACCGCGAGTACTTCATGGCGATGATGCAGCGCTCGGGCCCCGAGGCCACCGGGCTCAACCTGCCCGCGTACTCGCCCGAGCAGCAGCGCACGCTCAGCGGCAACCAGGTCACCATCGGCCGCCGCAGGCACTCCACGGGCGACACCCCGGACATCGACCTCGCGGTGCCGCCCGAGGACCCGGGCGTCTCCCACCAGCACGCGGTGCTGGTGCAGCAGGCGGACGGCAACTGGGCGGTCGTCGACCAGAACTCGACGAACGGCACCACCGTCAACGGCGGCGAGGAGCCGATCCAGCCGTTCGTGCCGGTCCCGCTCCAGGACGGCGACCGGGTGCACGTCGGCGCCTGGACGACGATCACGGTCCGACGCGGCTGA
- a CDS encoding methyltransferase domain-containing protein: MGVPDPGTEPAAAAAEAARDALVREIDATGVWAGDPVWREAFGAVPRHLFVPYYYVPVAGGHERRWGADPDPLARARWLRGVYEDVPLATRLRDGDLVSSSSQPSLMAAMLAELRVRDGDRVLEVGAGTGYNAALLAHRLGDDALVTTVDLEPEITESARRHLAAAGYRPAVVTGDGARGVRERAPFDRIIATCALTSVPHAWLAQCVPGARVLAPVATGLLTLTVRDADHAEGRFLHTPAYFVPLRGAGHRPAGPHPPDGVPRPAADDERLRFLFALTAATLDPRAAHALWEREGRPVRERYGVSVEGDRQWAWLDRPRGRYRWPLRE, from the coding sequence ATGGGCGTCCCTGATCCCGGCACGGAACCGGCCGCGGCCGCCGCCGAGGCGGCGCGGGACGCGCTGGTGCGGGAGATCGACGCCACCGGCGTCTGGGCCGGCGACCCGGTGTGGCGGGAGGCGTTCGGAGCCGTCCCGCGCCACCTCTTCGTGCCGTACTACTACGTTCCCGTCGCCGGAGGCCATGAGCGGCGCTGGGGCGCCGACCCCGACCCGCTCGCCCGCGCCCGCTGGCTGCGCGGGGTGTACGAGGACGTCCCGCTGGCGACCCGGCTGCGCGACGGCGACCTGGTCTCCTCCAGCAGCCAGCCGTCCCTGATGGCGGCGATGCTCGCCGAGCTGCGGGTGCGCGACGGCGACCGGGTCCTCGAGGTCGGCGCGGGCACCGGCTACAACGCGGCCCTGCTCGCCCACCGGCTCGGCGACGACGCGCTCGTCACCACCGTCGACCTGGAACCGGAGATCACCGAGAGCGCCCGCCGGCACCTGGCCGCCGCGGGGTACCGCCCGGCCGTCGTCACCGGGGACGGCGCGCGGGGCGTCCGGGAACGCGCCCCCTTCGACCGGATCATCGCCACCTGCGCCCTGACCTCGGTGCCGCACGCCTGGCTCGCCCAGTGCGTGCCAGGGGCCCGCGTCCTCGCGCCGGTCGCCACCGGGCTGCTCACGCTGACCGTGCGGGACGCGGACCATGCCGAGGGGCGGTTCCTGCACACGCCCGCCTACTTCGTGCCGCTGCGCGGAGCGGGCCACCGGCCGGCCGGGCCGCATCCGCCGGACGGGGTGCCGCGCCCGGCCGCCGACGACGAACGGCTGCGCTTCCTGTTCGCCCTCACCGCCGCCACCCTCGACCCGCGCGCGGCCCACGCCCTGTGGGAGCGCGAGGGCCGCCCGGTGCGGGAACGGTACGGCGTGAGCGTCGAGGGCGACCGGCAGTGGGCGTGGCTCGACCGGCCGCGGGGCCGGTACCGCTGGCCCCTGCGGGAGTGA
- a CDS encoding globin, with amino-acid sequence MNEIRRGTLQQQTFYEQVGGEETFRRLVHRFYEGVADDPVLRPMYPEEDLGPAEERLVLFLMQYWGGPTTYSDNRGHPRLRMRHAPFTVNREAHDAWLRHMRDAVDELGLSEEHEQTLWKYLTYAAASMVNAPD; translated from the coding sequence GTGAACGAGATTCGGCGCGGGACGCTTCAGCAGCAGACCTTCTACGAGCAGGTCGGCGGGGAGGAGACGTTCCGCCGGCTCGTCCACCGGTTCTACGAGGGGGTGGCCGACGACCCGGTGCTGCGGCCGATGTACCCGGAGGAGGACCTGGGCCCCGCCGAGGAGCGCCTGGTGCTGTTCCTGATGCAGTACTGGGGCGGCCCGACCACGTACAGCGACAACCGGGGCCACCCCCGGCTGCGGATGCGGCACGCGCCCTTCACCGTGAACCGCGAGGCGCACGACGCCTGGCTGAGGCACATGCGGGACGCCGTGGACGAGCTGGGCCTGTCCGAGGAGCACGAGCAGACGCTGTGGAAGTACCTGACGTACGCGGCGGCGTCGATGGTGAACGCCCCGGACTGA
- a CDS encoding acyl-CoA thioesterase, which translates to MRHIYRCPLRWADMDAYGHVNNVVFLRYLEEARIDFLFRPEKDFQQGSVVARHEIDYKRQLVHRHAPVDIELWVTEIRAASFTIRYEVKDGDQVYVKAATVIVPFDFQTQRPRRITAEEREFLAEYRDDKEEAVAA; encoded by the coding sequence TTGCGGCACATCTACCGCTGCCCACTGCGCTGGGCGGACATGGACGCGTACGGCCACGTCAACAACGTGGTCTTCCTCCGCTACCTGGAGGAAGCCCGTATCGACTTCCTGTTCCGTCCCGAGAAGGACTTCCAGCAGGGGTCGGTGGTGGCACGCCATGAGATCGACTACAAGCGGCAGCTCGTCCACCGGCACGCGCCCGTGGACATCGAGCTGTGGGTCACCGAGATCAGGGCGGCGTCCTTCACCATCCGCTACGAGGTGAAGGACGGCGACCAGGTCTATGTGAAGGCCGCGACGGTCATCGTGCCGTTCGACTTCCAGACCCAGCGCCCGCGGCGGATCACCGCTGAGGAACGGGAGTTCCTGGCGGAGTACCGGGACGACAAGGAGGAGGCCGTCGCCGCATGA